From one Triticum aestivum cultivar Chinese Spring chromosome 4B, IWGSC CS RefSeq v2.1, whole genome shotgun sequence genomic stretch:
- the LOC123090943 gene encoding putative lipase C4A8.10 isoform X1, translated as MAPGEKKGRRWLPAACLPRPGCFTVSATEEGPSGSGSGSGADEGGSSRAPTHLIVTVNGIVGSAENWGYAAKHFIRKHPEDVVVHCSGCNSATRTFDGVDVMGRRLAEEVISVVQCRPELQKISFVAHSLGGLIARYAIALLYEPATQTDCHEEYEKDVNDARSNQPMGQGKIAGLEPMNFITFATPHLGTRSHKQMPLLRGSYRLEKMAFGMSWLAGRSGKHLFLKDVEDEKPPLLLQMVTDYGDLHFISALRSFKRCVAYSNVCGDFVVGWKTSSIRRQHELPKKEDFVDDVRYPHVVYVEKPKARDVDFSDEMIYQAKTTSEMEEVMLKSLNRIPWERVDVSFKRSRQRIFAHSTIQVKTYFFNSDGADVIFHMIDHFLY; from the exons ATGGCGCCGGGGGAGAAGAAGGGGAGGAGGTGGCTGCCGGCGGCGTGCCTCCCGCGGCCCGGGTGCTTCACGGTGTCCGCCACGGAAGAGGGGCCctcgggctccggctccggctccggcgccgATGAGGGGGGCAGCAGTCGGGCGCCCACGCATCTGATCGTGACCGTCAATGGCATCGTCGGCAG TGCAGAAAATTGGGGTTACGCCGCGAAACATTTCATCAGAAAACACCCGGAGGATGTGGTTGTTCATT GCAGTGGATGCAACTCAGCAACTCGAACTTTCGATGGTGTTGATGTGATGGGAAGGAGATTGGCGGAGGAG GTGATTTCAGTTGTTCAGTGTAGACCGGAACTTCAGAAGATCTCCTTTGTTGCACACTCATTGGGTGGGTTGATTGCAAGATACGCCATAGCACTACTATATGAGCCTGCTACACAAACAGATTGTCATGAGGAGTATGAGAAGGATGTCAATGATGCTCGGAGCAACCAACCGATGGGTCAAGGCAAGATTGCTGGTTTGGAGCCCATGAACTTTATAACTTTTGCAACACCACACCTTGGCACAAGATCACATAAACAG ATGCCCCTTCTCCGTGGTTCCTATAGATTGGAAAAGATGGCTTTTGGTATGTCCTGGCTTGCTGGGAGAAGTGGAAAACATCTTTTTCTGAAGGATGTTGAAGATGAGAAGCCACCATTACTTCTTCAGATGGTTACTGATTATGGGGATCTCCATTTCAT ATCAGCTCTTCGTTCTTTCAAGCGCTGTGTTGCTTACTCAAATGTTTGTGGTGATT TTGTTGTTGGCTGGAAGACATCTTCAATACGCCGTCAACATGAGCTTCCCAAG AAAGAAGATTTTGTGGATGATGTAAGATATCCACATGTTGTATATGTGGAAAAACCAAAGGCTCGGGATGTTGATTTTTCGGATGAAATGATTTATCAGGCAAAAACTACAAGTGAAATGGAAG AGGTAATGCTCAAAAGCCTGAATAGAATTCCTTGGGAAAGGGTAGATGTTAGCTTCAAGAGAAGTAGACAAAGGATTTTCGCTCATAGCACCATTCAG GTGAAGACGTATTTCTTCAACTCTGATGGGGCTGATGTGATCTTCCACATGATCGACCATTTTCTCTACTAA
- the LOC123090943 gene encoding putative lipase ROG1 isoform X2 — MASSAENWGYAAKHFIRKHPEDVVVHCSGCNSATRTFDGVDVMGRRLAEEVISVVQCRPELQKISFVAHSLGGLIARYAIALLYEPATQTDCHEEYEKDVNDARSNQPMGQGKIAGLEPMNFITFATPHLGTRSHKQMPLLRGSYRLEKMAFGMSWLAGRSGKHLFLKDVEDEKPPLLLQMVTDYGDLHFISALRSFKRCVAYSNVCGDFVVGWKTSSIRRQHELPKKEDFVDDVRYPHVVYVEKPKARDVDFSDEMIYQAKTTSEMEEVMLKSLNRIPWERVDVSFKRSRQRIFAHSTIQVKTYFFNSDGADVIFHMIDHFLY, encoded by the exons ATGGCATCGTCGGCAG AAAATTGGGGTTACGCCGCGAAACATTTCATCAGAAAACACCCGGAGGATGTGGTTGTTCATT GCAGTGGATGCAACTCAGCAACTCGAACTTTCGATGGTGTTGATGTGATGGGAAGGAGATTGGCGGAGGAG GTGATTTCAGTTGTTCAGTGTAGACCGGAACTTCAGAAGATCTCCTTTGTTGCACACTCATTGGGTGGGTTGATTGCAAGATACGCCATAGCACTACTATATGAGCCTGCTACACAAACAGATTGTCATGAGGAGTATGAGAAGGATGTCAATGATGCTCGGAGCAACCAACCGATGGGTCAAGGCAAGATTGCTGGTTTGGAGCCCATGAACTTTATAACTTTTGCAACACCACACCTTGGCACAAGATCACATAAACAG ATGCCCCTTCTCCGTGGTTCCTATAGATTGGAAAAGATGGCTTTTGGTATGTCCTGGCTTGCTGGGAGAAGTGGAAAACATCTTTTTCTGAAGGATGTTGAAGATGAGAAGCCACCATTACTTCTTCAGATGGTTACTGATTATGGGGATCTCCATTTCAT ATCAGCTCTTCGTTCTTTCAAGCGCTGTGTTGCTTACTCAAATGTTTGTGGTGATT TTGTTGTTGGCTGGAAGACATCTTCAATACGCCGTCAACATGAGCTTCCCAAG AAAGAAGATTTTGTGGATGATGTAAGATATCCACATGTTGTATATGTGGAAAAACCAAAGGCTCGGGATGTTGATTTTTCGGATGAAATGATTTATCAGGCAAAAACTACAAGTGAAATGGAAG AGGTAATGCTCAAAAGCCTGAATAGAATTCCTTGGGAAAGGGTAGATGTTAGCTTCAAGAGAAGTAGACAAAGGATTTTCGCTCATAGCACCATTCAG GTGAAGACGTATTTCTTCAACTCTGATGGGGCTGATGTGATCTTCCACATGATCGACCATTTTCTCTACTAA
- the LOC123090944 gene encoding E3 ubiquitin-protein ligase FANCL isoform X1: MVLPANLSRDVGAHSCSAQDGQGEAGPPRPRRPPAFYSSVFAQIEEVGWGQLVSATGDDGVSCLTFRVVDEQRRQHSLEITLPMNYPACPPSIAADVPYLPKLQWSKSSRLKDVLCQFQEHLKVLQDYWSTMDGIDKALWVVDTTKPTYAMSHRRIALGDDCYILLHVDTHKPNSLPECRFLGTDGKLERLIKNWRKNRKRWYIIRSAHRKFHENLATVLDFALPQPPSVSIKDDQQADCGICYATHLPVDDELGTQSGCAADYKCENPSCSRAFHSVCLRDWLRTITTTRQSFDVLFGNCPYCSEPVAVKGTDS; the protein is encoded by the exons ATGGTGCTACCCGCCAACCTCTCGCGCGACGTCGGAGCTCACTCGTGCTCTGCGCAGGACGGCCAGGGGGAAGCGGGGCCGCCGCGCCCGCGCAGACCGCCCGCGTTCTACAGCTCCGTGTTCGCACAG ATCGAAGAGGTCGGGTGGGGGCAGCTAGTGAGCGCCACAGGCGATGACGGCGTGTCGTGCCTCACCTTCCGCGTCGT GGATGAGCAGCGACGGCAACATTCACTGGAGATCACACTGCCCATGAACTACCCGGCATGCCCTCCTTCAATTGCCGCG GATGTTCCTTATCTCCCCAAATTACAGTGGTCAAAAAGTTCAAGACTGAAGGATGTTCTCTGCCAATTCCAAGAG CACCTGAAGGTATTGCAAGATTACTGGTCTACAATGGATGGCATTGACAAGGCCCTTTGGGTTGTCGATACTACAAAGCCGACATATGCTATGTCTCATCGTCGCATAGCTTTGGGTGATGATTGCTATATTTTACTACATGTTGATACGCACAAGCCCAACTCCTTACCAGA GTGCCGCTTCCTAGGCACAGATGGGAAACTGGAAAGGCTGATAAAGAATTGGAGAAAAAATCGTAAGAGATGGTATATTATCAG GAGCGCCCACAGAAAGTTCCATGAAAACCTGGCAACTGTGTTAGATTTTGCTCTGCCGCAACCCCCTTCTGTGAGCATCAAAGATGACCAGCAAGCTGATTGTGGGATATGTTACGCGACGCATCTGCCCGTCG ATGACGAACTCGGTACTCAGAGCGGGTGCGCGGCGGACTACAAGTGCGAAAACCCTAGCTGCAGCAGAGCCTTCCACTCCGTGTGCCTGAGAGACTGGCTGCGCACCATTACTACGACAAGGCA GTCGTTCGATGTTCTGTTCGGGAACTGCCCTTACTGCAGTGAGCCTGTCGCCGTGAAGGGCACCGACAGCTGA
- the LOC123090944 gene encoding E3 ubiquitin-protein ligase FANCL isoform X3, giving the protein MVLPANLSRDVGAHSCSAQDGQGEAGPPRPRRPPAFYSSVFAQIEEVGWGQLVSATGDDGVSCLTFRVVDEQRRQHSLEITLPMNYPACPPSIAADVPYLPKLQWSKSSRLKDVLCQFQEHLKVLQDYWSTMDGIDKALWVVDTTKPTYAMSHRRIALGDDCYILLHVDTHKPNSLPECRFLGTDGKLERLIKNWRKNRKRWSAHRKFHENLATVLDFALPQPPSVSIKDDQQADCGICYATHLPVDDELGTQSGCAADYKCENPSCSRAFHSVCLRDWLRTITTTRQSFDVLFGNCPYCSEPVAVKGTDS; this is encoded by the exons ATGGTGCTACCCGCCAACCTCTCGCGCGACGTCGGAGCTCACTCGTGCTCTGCGCAGGACGGCCAGGGGGAAGCGGGGCCGCCGCGCCCGCGCAGACCGCCCGCGTTCTACAGCTCCGTGTTCGCACAG ATCGAAGAGGTCGGGTGGGGGCAGCTAGTGAGCGCCACAGGCGATGACGGCGTGTCGTGCCTCACCTTCCGCGTCGT GGATGAGCAGCGACGGCAACATTCACTGGAGATCACACTGCCCATGAACTACCCGGCATGCCCTCCTTCAATTGCCGCG GATGTTCCTTATCTCCCCAAATTACAGTGGTCAAAAAGTTCAAGACTGAAGGATGTTCTCTGCCAATTCCAAGAG CACCTGAAGGTATTGCAAGATTACTGGTCTACAATGGATGGCATTGACAAGGCCCTTTGGGTTGTCGATACTACAAAGCCGACATATGCTATGTCTCATCGTCGCATAGCTTTGGGTGATGATTGCTATATTTTACTACATGTTGATACGCACAAGCCCAACTCCTTACCAGA GTGCCGCTTCCTAGGCACAGATGGGAAACTGGAAAGGCTGATAAAGAATTGGAGAAAAAATCGTAAGAGATG GAGCGCCCACAGAAAGTTCCATGAAAACCTGGCAACTGTGTTAGATTTTGCTCTGCCGCAACCCCCTTCTGTGAGCATCAAAGATGACCAGCAAGCTGATTGTGGGATATGTTACGCGACGCATCTGCCCGTCG ATGACGAACTCGGTACTCAGAGCGGGTGCGCGGCGGACTACAAGTGCGAAAACCCTAGCTGCAGCAGAGCCTTCCACTCCGTGTGCCTGAGAGACTGGCTGCGCACCATTACTACGACAAGGCA GTCGTTCGATGTTCTGTTCGGGAACTGCCCTTACTGCAGTGAGCCTGTCGCCGTGAAGGGCACCGACAGCTGA
- the LOC123090944 gene encoding E3 ubiquitin-protein ligase FANCL isoform X2: MVLPANLSRDVGAHSCSAQDGQGEAGPPRPRRPPAFYSSVFAQIEEVGWGQLVSATGDDGVSCLTFRVVDEQRRQHSLEITLPMNYPACPPSIAADVPYLPKLQWSKSSRLKDVLCQFQEVLQDYWSTMDGIDKALWVVDTTKPTYAMSHRRIALGDDCYILLHVDTHKPNSLPECRFLGTDGKLERLIKNWRKNRKRWYIIRSAHRKFHENLATVLDFALPQPPSVSIKDDQQADCGICYATHLPVDDELGTQSGCAADYKCENPSCSRAFHSVCLRDWLRTITTTRQSFDVLFGNCPYCSEPVAVKGTDS, encoded by the exons ATGGTGCTACCCGCCAACCTCTCGCGCGACGTCGGAGCTCACTCGTGCTCTGCGCAGGACGGCCAGGGGGAAGCGGGGCCGCCGCGCCCGCGCAGACCGCCCGCGTTCTACAGCTCCGTGTTCGCACAG ATCGAAGAGGTCGGGTGGGGGCAGCTAGTGAGCGCCACAGGCGATGACGGCGTGTCGTGCCTCACCTTCCGCGTCGT GGATGAGCAGCGACGGCAACATTCACTGGAGATCACACTGCCCATGAACTACCCGGCATGCCCTCCTTCAATTGCCGCG GATGTTCCTTATCTCCCCAAATTACAGTGGTCAAAAAGTTCAAGACTGAAGGATGTTCTCTGCCAATTCCAAGAG GTATTGCAAGATTACTGGTCTACAATGGATGGCATTGACAAGGCCCTTTGGGTTGTCGATACTACAAAGCCGACATATGCTATGTCTCATCGTCGCATAGCTTTGGGTGATGATTGCTATATTTTACTACATGTTGATACGCACAAGCCCAACTCCTTACCAGA GTGCCGCTTCCTAGGCACAGATGGGAAACTGGAAAGGCTGATAAAGAATTGGAGAAAAAATCGTAAGAGATGGTATATTATCAG GAGCGCCCACAGAAAGTTCCATGAAAACCTGGCAACTGTGTTAGATTTTGCTCTGCCGCAACCCCCTTCTGTGAGCATCAAAGATGACCAGCAAGCTGATTGTGGGATATGTTACGCGACGCATCTGCCCGTCG ATGACGAACTCGGTACTCAGAGCGGGTGCGCGGCGGACTACAAGTGCGAAAACCCTAGCTGCAGCAGAGCCTTCCACTCCGTGTGCCTGAGAGACTGGCTGCGCACCATTACTACGACAAGGCA GTCGTTCGATGTTCTGTTCGGGAACTGCCCTTACTGCAGTGAGCCTGTCGCCGTGAAGGGCACCGACAGCTGA